In one window of Paraflavitalea soli DNA:
- the ade gene encoding adenine deaminase, producing MASFTITGYLADVWQKKIYPARITVEQGIIQSIERMAEGAGVAEQYILPGFIDSHVHIESSMLVPAEFARLAVVHGTVATVSDPHEIANVCGLAGVEYMIAHGKTTPFKFYFGAPSCVPATTFETAGARLTVQEVETLLQKEEIKYLSEMMNFPGVLFKDRDVMAKIDAAKRLGKPVDGHAPGLRGEQAKQYIDAGISTDHECFTEAEALDKLHYGMKILIREGSAAKNFEALIGLLHEHPNSIMFCSDDKHPDSLVEGHIDQLCARAVAKGIDLFKVLQAACVNPVLHYKLEVGLLRVGDRADFIVVKDVKQFTVLGTYIDGENVRRENTAYRIQDTEYGKRPEPINNFNCAPVKAEDFAVAYTGQETVPVIEALDGQLITNRIDLPAGWLLDEDVQELVSNTDKDVLKMVVVNRYHPAKPSIAFIRNFGLKEGALASSVAHDSHNIVGVGTDDDSLARAINLVIGRQGGVSCCGGGEANTDELIIPLPVAGLMSDEDGYAIAKAYTAIDSMAKALGSGLSAPFMTLSFMALLVIPHLKLSDQGLFDGDQFKLI from the coding sequence ATGGCAAGTTTTACGATAACCGGTTACCTGGCGGATGTATGGCAAAAGAAAATCTATCCGGCCAGGATTACTGTAGAACAGGGAATTATCCAATCTATCGAACGGATGGCAGAAGGGGCTGGGGTGGCTGAACAATATATATTGCCGGGCTTCATTGATAGTCACGTACATATTGAAAGCTCGATGCTGGTACCGGCGGAATTTGCCCGGCTGGCGGTGGTACATGGAACGGTAGCTACGGTGAGTGATCCGCATGAGATTGCCAATGTGTGCGGCCTGGCAGGGGTGGAATACATGATCGCGCATGGCAAAACAACTCCCTTTAAATTTTATTTCGGCGCGCCCAGTTGTGTACCGGCCACCACTTTTGAAACGGCGGGGGCTAGGCTGACGGTGCAAGAGGTAGAAACCCTGTTGCAAAAAGAGGAGATTAAATACCTGAGTGAGATGATGAACTTTCCGGGTGTCTTATTTAAAGACCGGGATGTAATGGCTAAAATAGACGCCGCCAAACGGCTGGGAAAACCGGTGGACGGGCATGCTCCCGGACTGCGGGGTGAACAGGCCAAGCAATACATCGATGCGGGTATTTCCACGGACCATGAATGTTTTACGGAGGCAGAAGCGCTGGATAAACTGCACTATGGCATGAAGATCCTGATCAGGGAAGGCAGTGCGGCCAAAAACTTTGAGGCGCTGATCGGGCTGCTGCATGAGCATCCCAACAGCATCATGTTCTGCAGCGACGATAAACACCCGGACAGCCTGGTAGAAGGTCATATCGATCAACTTTGCGCCCGGGCAGTAGCCAAGGGCATTGACCTCTTTAAAGTATTGCAGGCGGCCTGTGTAAACCCGGTGCTGCACTACAAACTGGAGGTGGGTTTGCTGCGGGTGGGCGATCGGGCGGATTTCATCGTGGTGAAGGATGTAAAGCAGTTCACGGTACTAGGGACTTATATTGATGGGGAAAACGTGAGAAGAGAGAATACAGCATACAGAATACAGGATACAGAATACGGCAAACGGCCGGAGCCGATCAATAATTTTAATTGTGCGCCGGTGAAGGCGGAAGACTTTGCAGTGGCTTATACGGGGCAGGAAACGGTACCGGTGATCGAGGCGCTGGACGGCCAGCTGATCACGAACCGCATTGACCTGCCGGCAGGCTGGCTGCTGGATGAAGACGTGCAGGAGCTGGTAAGCAATACGGATAAGGATGTATTAAAGATGGTGGTGGTGAACCGGTATCACCCGGCCAAACCATCGATAGCGTTTATCAGGAACTTTGGACTGAAAGAAGGCGCGCTGGCCTCTTCGGTAGCGCATGACTCTCACAATATTGTAGGGGTAGGGACGGACGATGACAGCCTGGCCCGGGCGATCAACCTGGTAATAGGCAGGCAGGGAGGGGTAAGTTGCTGTGGTGGCGGGGAAGCAAATACAGATGAGTTGATCATTCCATTACCGGTTGCCGGCCTGATGAGTGATGAAGATGGCTATGCAATAGCGAAAGCCTATACGGCCATCGACAGCATGGCGAAGGCATTGGGCTCAGGTTTATCGGCGCCTTTCATGACGCTTTCCTTTATGGCGCTGTTGGTAATACCGCATCTGAAGTTGAGTGACCAGGGATTATTTGACGGGGATCAATTTAAATTAATATAG
- a CDS encoding Crp/Fnr family transcriptional regulator yields the protein MSFNHQPTGEPGSTTLTESPLVTFAHAVHPISAAARDYANRKSFPYRVKKGEFLVRSGELCPYIYFIQKGILRGYVQDSKKEITTWITAENELATSITSFHAQQKSFENIQAIEESELTALHYDDLQYLYTHHPEVNITGRKLLEKYYRDAEERAYIARLTEATSKYQRFIATKSFMLNRVPLKFIASYLGMTLETLSRIRSKLSHAK from the coding sequence ATGTCTTTTAACCATCAGCCCACCGGTGAGCCAGGCTCTACTACCCTGACGGAATCGCCCCTGGTAACTTTTGCCCATGCTGTTCATCCTATCAGTGCAGCAGCAAGAGACTATGCCAACAGAAAAAGCTTTCCTTACCGTGTTAAAAAAGGGGAATTCCTGGTAAGATCGGGAGAGCTTTGCCCTTACATTTATTTTATTCAGAAAGGGATCCTGCGGGGATATGTACAGGACAGCAAAAAAGAAATTACTACCTGGATCACGGCAGAAAATGAGCTGGCTACTTCTATTACGAGTTTTCACGCACAGCAAAAATCATTTGAGAATATCCAGGCTATTGAAGAAAGTGAACTGACGGCGCTTCATTATGACGACCTTCAATATTTATATACGCATCACCCGGAAGTGAATATAACAGGGCGGAAACTCCTGGAAAAATATTACCGGGATGCGGAAGAACGCGCCTATATCGCCCGCCTTACAGAAGCTACTTCGAAATACCAGCGTTTTATTGCTACGAAAAGCTTTATGCTGAACCGGGTGCCATTGAAATTTATAGCCTCGTACCTGGGCATGACGCTGGAAACGCTGAGCCGGATCAGGAGCAAGTTATCACACGCGAAATGA
- a CDS encoding LiaF transmembrane domain-containing protein codes for MQQQDYQDQQQTDNRPRRPKRNNALVGFLLLIAGAVLLIRQVEADLIPHWLFTWPMILIVVGFFVGIQTRFRDIGWVILMGVGAFFLADNAFPDSDAGRFVIPTVVCGVGLILLLSPNRKRWRRNKGGYEPETAFYYKDADEERGNGESDKMEVVSIFGNVKKVIYSKDFKGGEVVSVFGGAEVNLSQADFKGPIVLEIVQVFGGTKLIVPPHWVIRSEAVAIFGGIEDKRPPQSITSPDKVLVIRGTALFAGIEIKSY; via the coding sequence ATGCAACAGCAGGATTACCAGGACCAGCAGCAAACGGACAACCGCCCGCGGCGTCCTAAACGAAACAATGCTTTAGTGGGCTTCCTGCTGCTGATAGCAGGCGCAGTACTATTGATACGGCAGGTGGAAGCGGACCTGATACCACACTGGCTGTTTACCTGGCCGATGATACTGATCGTAGTAGGATTTTTTGTGGGTATACAAACGAGGTTCCGGGATATTGGCTGGGTGATCCTGATGGGCGTCGGCGCCTTTTTCCTCGCAGACAATGCCTTCCCTGATTCGGATGCCGGACGTTTTGTAATACCTACGGTGGTGTGCGGCGTAGGACTTATCCTGCTGCTGTCGCCCAACAGAAAAAGGTGGCGCCGCAACAAAGGAGGTTATGAACCTGAAACGGCTTTCTATTACAAGGATGCTGATGAAGAACGGGGCAACGGGGAATCGGATAAGATGGAAGTAGTGTCGATATTCGGCAATGTAAAAAAAGTAATTTACTCGAAAGACTTTAAAGGGGGGGAAGTAGTATCCGTTTTTGGCGGCGCAGAGGTAAACCTTAGCCAGGCGGATTTTAAAGGCCCCATCGTATTAGAGATCGTACAAGTATTTGGCGGCACGAAACTCATTGTGCCGCCGCATTGGGTGATCCGCTCGGAAGCGGTAGCCATCTTCGGCGGCATTGAAGACAAACGGCCCCCTCAATCGATTACCTCCCCGGATAAAGTATTGGTGATACGCGGTACGGCGCTTTTTGCCGGCATAGAGATCAAGAGTTATTAA
- a CDS encoding DUF4288 domain-containing protein: protein MSWYLSKIVYQIICGEGNHKPQFDEQLRLVEADDEATAFAKAQAMGEQEQEMFFNQQEKLVQWKFINVSELYKLSALIDGAELYSRVEEADNAGVYIELVHKKAAHIRSNITHRFLELF, encoded by the coding sequence ATGAGTTGGTACCTGTCTAAGATCGTTTACCAGATCATTTGCGGAGAAGGCAACCACAAGCCTCAGTTTGATGAACAGCTAAGGCTGGTGGAAGCGGATGATGAGGCCACGGCTTTTGCCAAAGCACAGGCGATGGGTGAGCAGGAACAGGAAATGTTCTTCAACCAACAGGAAAAACTGGTGCAATGGAAATTCATCAATGTAAGTGAACTCTATAAGTTATCGGCCCTGATCGATGGGGCGGAACTGTATTCACGAGTGGAGGAGGCTGACAATGCGGGGGTGTACATTGAACTGGTCCATAAGAAGGCAGCGCATATCCGTAGCAATATTACGCACCGGTTCCTGGAATTGTTTTGA